From Granulicella sp. WH15, the proteins below share one genomic window:
- a CDS encoding response regulator transcription factor: MSASVGSDHKPDSVAARILVVDDDAELCKLVSRFLGAEGYSVYTVHTGGLGVERVMTENYDLVVLDVMLPELDGFEVLRRIRIKSATPILMLTARGDDLDRILGLEMGADDYLPKPFNTRELSARIRAILRRAASENTAVAPSESTSLRLGDLELNAGARTVRYGNKMLNLTTVEFDLLQRLLQSAGSVVGREELTKDVLGRKFSPFDRSIDTHVWSLRRKVGNASDGSERIKGIRGVGYLYALPDRSGKDDSK; encoded by the coding sequence GTGAGCGCGAGCGTGGGTTCAGATCACAAACCGGACTCGGTTGCCGCACGCATTCTGGTCGTCGATGATGACGCCGAACTCTGTAAGTTAGTGTCACGCTTCCTGGGGGCAGAAGGATATTCCGTATACACAGTTCACACGGGTGGACTCGGTGTCGAACGTGTAATGACAGAAAACTACGATCTGGTCGTATTGGATGTGATGCTGCCGGAGTTAGACGGCTTTGAAGTGCTCCGGCGAATCCGCATAAAATCCGCTACGCCCATCTTGATGCTCACGGCGCGGGGCGATGATCTTGACCGCATTCTCGGTTTGGAAATGGGTGCTGATGACTACCTGCCGAAACCGTTCAACACTCGTGAACTCTCCGCCCGTATTCGGGCCATCCTGCGTAGAGCAGCTTCTGAGAATACGGCCGTCGCCCCCTCAGAATCCACGTCCCTGCGATTGGGCGATCTGGAGTTGAACGCTGGAGCCAGAACTGTACGGTATGGAAATAAGATGCTCAATCTGACGACTGTTGAGTTTGACCTGCTCCAGAGGCTATTGCAATCGGCAGGATCTGTTGTGGGGCGCGAAGAACTCACCAAAGATGTGCTTGGGCGAAAGTTTTCCCCGTTTGACAGGAGCATCGACACCCATGTGTGGAGTCTACGCAGAAAAGTGGGAAATGCCTCGGATGGCAGCGAAAGAATCAAGGGGATTCGTGGCGTCGGATATCTCTATGCCTTGCCTGATCGATCCGGGAAAGATGACTCGAAATGA